Proteins encoded together in one Sulfitobacter pontiacus window:
- a CDS encoding ATP-dependent Clp protease proteolytic subunit yields MNDPHDTYMNTLVPMVVEQTSRGERAYDIFSRLLKERIIFLNGPVHDGMSSLIVAQLLHLEAENPSKEISMYINSPGGVVTSGLSIYDTMQYIKPKVSTLVIGQAASMGSLLLQAGEKGMRFSLPNSRVMVHQPSGGYQGQATDIMIHAQETQKLKTRLNEIYVKHTGQPLEKVEAALERDNFMSPEEAKDWGLIDEIVENRGKMDDPDAPKDGDKKGK; encoded by the coding sequence ATGAACGATCCACATGATACATATATGAACACGCTGGTCCCTATGGTGGTTGAACAAACCAGCCGGGGCGAACGTGCGTACGACATCTTCTCGCGTCTGCTGAAAGAGCGGATCATTTTCCTCAACGGGCCTGTGCATGACGGCATGTCGTCGCTGATCGTGGCGCAGCTTCTGCACCTCGAGGCAGAGAACCCCTCTAAGGAAATTTCCATGTATATCAACAGCCCCGGCGGCGTTGTGACCTCTGGCCTGTCGATCTACGACACGATGCAGTACATCAAACCAAAGGTGTCCACGCTGGTCATCGGGCAGGCGGCATCCATGGGGTCGCTGTTGCTGCAAGCGGGCGAAAAAGGCATGCGATTCTCGCTGCCCAACAGCCGCGTTATGGTCCACCAGCCCTCCGGCGGGTATCAGGGTCAGGCGACGGACATCATGATTCACGCGCAGGAAACGCAAAAGCTGAAAACGCGCCTGAACGAGATCTATGTCAAACACACCGGCCAGCCGCTGGAAAAAGTCGAAGCAGCGCTTGAGCGTGACAACTTCATGTCTCCCGAAGAAGCCAAAGACTGGGGCCTGATCGACGAGATCGTCGAGAACCGCGGCAAGATGGATGATCCTGATGCGCCAAAAGATGGCGACAAAAAAGGCAAGTAA
- a CDS encoding MHYT domain-containing protein has protein sequence MLKVAHTIHHDHDLGLVLLAGLLCAFGCWVVSRLYQHALGRPRRQALIWYFLTAITAGVAVWCTHFIAILAYQPSAPVTFNLQLTFVSLLIAIAGSTVGIMVAGMFRSLASTIIGGTIFGVAVSAMHYTGMVAYRVEGVVTWDRGYLIGSVILAVVLSTAALYLGSRSARWSGLQMTGVLTLAIIGLHFTGMAAFSVDCIGLKPGYTNPEEYKLLALVIAGTATTITLGGLFTYFIENRTRMESIEELRKARDAAEGASRAKSEFMSVLSHELRTPLTIVIGYAGFLTKLKTTTTAKLSPGEPITEKHYNIIGDQAELYGQRVKFAGNHLLTIINDILDYTSIELNDIKLAKTTFPTRALLAQVEDQFQGMAQGKDVTLHIPDGSLDVIADRGRCLQILINLVGNALKFSKGKDIFLRAEVDGGGFRFEVEDNGVGMEQKDLESIFQAFTQIESADNRSEGGTGLGLAICKKLALAHGGDISVSSTVGKGTKFSVFFPHSLVSTGRPSQSFAAAA, from the coding sequence ATGCTCAAAGTAGCCCATACGATCCATCATGATCACGACCTTGGTCTCGTGCTTCTGGCGGGGCTGCTTTGCGCCTTTGGCTGCTGGGTGGTGTCGCGTTTGTATCAGCACGCCTTGGGGCGACCGCGCAGGCAGGCGCTGATCTGGTACTTCCTCACGGCGATCACGGCGGGCGTTGCGGTCTGGTGTACGCATTTTATCGCAATCCTCGCATATCAGCCTTCGGCACCGGTAACCTTTAACCTACAACTGACCTTTGTCTCGCTTTTGATCGCGATTGCAGGGTCGACCGTGGGCATCATGGTGGCGGGCATGTTCCGGTCGCTCGCGAGCACGATCATCGGCGGCACGATCTTTGGCGTTGCGGTATCGGCGATGCACTACACCGGCATGGTGGCCTACCGCGTCGAAGGCGTGGTGACCTGGGACCGTGGCTACCTCATCGGGTCGGTTATTCTGGCGGTGGTCCTGTCGACTGCCGCGCTGTATCTGGGCAGCCGCAGCGCACGGTGGAGCGGGCTGCAAATGACGGGCGTCCTGACGCTCGCCATCATCGGGCTGCATTTCACCGGCATGGCCGCGTTCAGCGTGGACTGCATCGGGCTGAAACCCGGCTATACCAACCCCGAAGAATACAAGCTGCTGGCACTGGTGATCGCGGGCACGGCGACGACAATCACCCTTGGCGGTCTGTTCACCTATTTCATCGAAAACCGGACCCGCATGGAAAGCATCGAGGAGTTGCGCAAGGCCCGCGACGCTGCCGAAGGGGCGAGCCGCGCGAAATCGGAATTCATGAGCGTTCTCAGCCACGAACTGCGCACGCCGCTGACGATTGTGATCGGCTATGCGGGCTTCCTGACCAAGCTCAAGACCACGACCACGGCCAAACTTTCGCCGGGTGAGCCGATCACCGAAAAACACTATAATATCATCGGGGATCAGGCAGAGCTTTACGGCCAGCGCGTCAAATTCGCGGGCAACCACCTGCTGACGATCATCAACGATATTCTCGACTATACCAGCATCGAGCTGAACGACATCAAACTGGCCAAGACCACATTCCCTACACGGGCGCTGCTGGCGCAGGTCGAGGACCAGTTTCAGGGCATGGCGCAGGGCAAGGATGTGACCCTTCATATCCCCGACGGCAGCCTTGACGTGATCGCCGACCGTGGCCGCTGCTTGCAGATCCTGATCAATCTGGTGGGCAATGCGCTCAAGTTTTCCAAGGGCAAGGATATCTTCCTGCGGGCCGAAGTGGACGGCGGCGGCTTCCGCTTCGAGGTCGAAGACAATGGTGTCGGGATGGAACAGAAAGATCTGGAATCGATCTTCCAGGCCTTCACCCAGATCGAAAGCGCCGACAACCGGTCAGAAGGCGGTACAGGGCTCGGGCTGGCGATCTGTAAGAAACTGGCGCTAGCGCATGGGGGCGATATCTCGGTCTCTAGCACGGTGGGCAAGGGCACCAAATTCTCGGTCTTCTTCCCGCATAGTCTGGTGAGCACCGGGCGTCCGTCGCAGTCTTTCGCGGCAGCCGCCTGA
- a CDS encoding metal ABC transporter ATP-binding protein: protein MSLIATRNLTLRIGGQTVLRDVDIAVERGEIVTIVGPNGSGKSSLLRALIGALKPASGTITRAADLRIGYVPQKLQIDATLPLTVHGFLNLPRRQPRETIAQALLQAGVTDLAKKQMTDLSGGQFQRVLLARALLNKPHILILDEATQGLDQPGSAAFYRQIEEVRRDMGCAVLMVSHDLHVVMAASDRVLCLNGHVCCEGTPEIVADAPEYRALFGTGTQGALALYRHEHSHSHDHAHDPSHTHDHDHTHDHAQGHTHGAGCNHAHGDQDA, encoded by the coding sequence ATGAGCCTGATCGCCACCCGGAATCTGACCCTGCGCATTGGCGGGCAAACGGTGCTGCGCGACGTTGATATCGCCGTTGAGCGCGGCGAGATCGTGACCATCGTCGGCCCCAACGGGTCGGGCAAGTCGAGCTTGCTGCGGGCGTTGATCGGCGCGCTGAAACCCGCGTCGGGGACGATCACCCGTGCTGCGGACCTGCGCATCGGCTATGTCCCGCAGAAGCTGCAAATCGACGCGACGCTGCCGCTGACGGTGCATGGCTTTTTGAACCTGCCCCGCCGCCAGCCCCGCGAGACCATCGCGCAGGCGCTGCTGCAGGCGGGGGTCACGGATCTGGCGAAAAAGCAGATGACCGACCTGTCGGGCGGCCAGTTCCAGCGCGTGTTGCTGGCACGCGCCCTGCTGAACAAACCCCATATCCTGATCCTCGACGAGGCGACGCAGGGGCTGGATCAACCCGGCTCTGCCGCGTTTTACCGTCAGATCGAAGAGGTCCGCCGCGACATGGGCTGCGCCGTCTTGATGGTCAGCCATGATCTGCATGTGGTGATGGCGGCTTCGGATCGGGTGCTGTGCCTGAACGGTCATGTCTGCTGTGAAGGCACCCCCGAGATTGTCGCCGATGCACCGGAATACCGCGCGTTGTTCGGCACTGGCACCCAAGGGGCGCTGGCGCTTTACCGGCACGAACATTCGCATTCGCATGATCATGCACATGATCCTAGCCATACCCACGACCACGACCACACCCACGACCATGCGCAGGGCCATACCCATGGTGCCGGCTGCAACCACGCACATGGGGACCAAGATGCTTGA
- a CDS encoding helix-turn-helix transcriptional regulator produces the protein MTEHQSTARALAALGHDTRLAIFRLLVRAGEDALTVGEIGAHLNAAPSTLAHHLGALVDAGLIIQRRDGRNIVNRVDFDVMRATLSFLTSECCTGVSLLKETAA, from the coding sequence ATGACAGAACATCAATCAACTGCCCGCGCCCTCGCCGCCCTTGGCCATGATACCCGCCTCGCGATCTTTCGCCTGCTTGTCCGCGCCGGTGAAGACGCGCTGACCGTCGGAGAGATCGGTGCCCATCTCAATGCGGCCCCCTCCACCCTTGCCCATCACCTTGGGGCATTGGTCGATGCGGGGCTGATCATCCAGCGCCGCGACGGGCGCAACATCGTCAACCGCGTGGATTTCGACGTGATGCGGGCGACGCTTTCATTTCTCACCTCGGAATGCTGCACCGGTGTTTCACTTTTGAAGGAGACCGCCGCATGA
- a CDS encoding zinc ABC transporter substrate-binding protein, giving the protein MRRLLCTTLLFSAGLAHAEVPRVATDIAPIHSLVSMVMQGAGSPDLIIPPGASPHSYAMRPSEARAVAKADLVVWVGPSLAPWLEEPMSSLAQGAERLTLQDVEGIRLLTNRSGVAFEAHDHGDHEGQDHAEHDDHGDHEGHDDHKGHDDHADHDDHDHDVHEEADAHEGHNHAPGALDPHIWLDPQNAIVWLDAIAASLSAQDPENAALYADNAAQAQAQLVDLQADIQAELTPLRGQKFVVFHDAYHYFEARFDVEASAAISLSDGAAPSAARLAEVRDVVKDTQAACVFTEPQFNAGLVDALQDGTALKSASLDPIGAALEPGVDMYPALLRDLAAAFSSCLAK; this is encoded by the coding sequence ATGCGCCGCCTGCTTTGCACAACCCTTCTTTTCTCTGCCGGTCTGGCCCATGCAGAGGTGCCCCGTGTCGCCACCGATATCGCGCCAATCCATTCGTTGGTGTCTATGGTCATGCAGGGTGCAGGCAGCCCCGATCTGATCATCCCGCCCGGCGCGTCACCCCACAGCTATGCCATGCGCCCCAGCGAGGCGCGCGCCGTGGCCAAGGCCGATCTGGTGGTCTGGGTCGGTCCGTCGCTGGCCCCGTGGCTCGAAGAGCCGATGAGCAGTCTGGCGCAGGGGGCCGAACGTCTGACCTTGCAAGACGTAGAGGGGATCCGCCTGCTGACCAACCGCAGCGGCGTTGCGTTCGAAGCCCATGATCACGGAGATCATGAAGGGCAGGACCATGCCGAGCATGACGATCACGGCGACCACGAAGGCCACGACGATCACAAAGGTCACGATGACCACGCAGATCATGACGACCACGACCATGACGTACATGAAGAGGCAGACGCTCACGAAGGGCACAATCATGCACCCGGCGCTCTGGACCCGCATATCTGGCTAGATCCGCAGAACGCAATCGTCTGGCTGGATGCCATCGCTGCAAGCTTGTCCGCGCAAGACCCTGAAAACGCAGCGCTTTACGCAGATAACGCTGCGCAGGCCCAAGCGCAGCTGGTAGATCTTCAAGCCGATATTCAGGCCGAGCTGACGCCGCTTCGGGGGCAGAAGTTTGTCGTCTTCCACGACGCCTATCACTATTTCGAAGCCCGCTTTGACGTTGAGGCAAGCGCTGCGATCTCTCTTAGCGATGGGGCCGCCCCCAGTGCCGCGCGTCTGGCCGAGGTACGCGATGTGGTAAAGGACACGCAGGCCGCCTGCGTCTTTACTGAGCCCCAGTTCAACGCCGGTCTGGTTGACGCACTCCAAGACGGCACGGCGCTGAAATCCGCCTCGCTTGATCCGATTGGTGCCGCGCTTGAGCCGGGGGTGGATATGTACCCTGCTTTGCTGCGCGATCTGGCCGCAGCCTTTAGCAGCTGTCTGGCAAAGTAA
- a CDS encoding permease has product MTDLSHPARNPLRSLAHHIWTQERVWLVCIAVLTAVAAVEAPLAVTSVQFTATNLLDVAPFLILSIAVAAYAGATGADGLIARAFTGSPAVMIAIAALAGGVSPFCSCGVIPLIAALLAMGVPLSAVMAFWLASPVMDPSMFVLTTGVLGVEFAVAKTIAAVGLGVFGGIIVHLLSRAGSLTDPLRDGVGNGGCGASKVRTSQPVVWAFWHDKTRSAKFLREAAKTTIFLTKWLTLAFLLESLMLAWIPAETVTRALGGSGLAPIGIATLVGVPAYLNGYAALPLVGGLIGQGMAPGAGLSFLVAGGVTSLPAAIAVWALVKRPVFALYIGIALTGSFASGLLFQLWASL; this is encoded by the coding sequence ATGACCGACCTGTCCCACCCTGCGCGTAACCCGCTCAGGTCGCTGGCCCATCACATCTGGACGCAAGAACGCGTGTGGCTGGTCTGTATCGCGGTGTTAACCGCTGTCGCAGCCGTTGAGGCGCCGCTTGCCGTGACCAGCGTGCAATTTACCGCGACCAACCTGCTGGATGTCGCGCCGTTTCTGATCCTGTCCATCGCGGTTGCGGCCTATGCCGGTGCCACGGGGGCCGACGGGCTGATCGCGCGGGCCTTTACCGGATCACCCGCCGTGATGATCGCCATTGCAGCACTGGCCGGCGGGGTGTCGCCCTTCTGTTCATGCGGGGTGATCCCCTTGATCGCGGCGCTGCTGGCGATGGGGGTGCCCCTGTCCGCCGTCATGGCCTTCTGGCTGGCCTCGCCCGTCATGGATCCGTCGATGTTCGTGTTGACCACCGGCGTTCTGGGGGTGGAGTTCGCGGTGGCCAAGACCATCGCGGCCGTCGGGCTCGGGGTGTTTGGCGGGATCATTGTGCATCTGCTGTCCCGCGCGGGTAGCTTGACCGACCCGCTGCGCGACGGCGTGGGCAATGGCGGCTGTGGCGCGTCGAAGGTCCGCACATCGCAACCCGTGGTTTGGGCCTTCTGGCACGACAAGACGCGATCCGCCAAATTCCTGCGCGAGGCCGCCAAGACCACGATCTTCCTGACCAAATGGCTGACGCTGGCGTTCTTGCTGGAAAGCCTCATGCTGGCGTGGATTCCCGCAGAGACGGTGACCCGCGCCCTTGGCGGCAGCGGGCTGGCCCCGATCGGGATCGCGACCTTGGTGGGGGTGCCGGCCTATCTGAACGGCTATGCCGCGCTGCCGCTGGTGGGCGGGCTGATCGGACAGGGCATGGCCCCCGGTGCGGGTCTGTCGTTTCTGGTCGCGGGCGGGGTGACCTCCCTGCCCGCGGCGATTGCCGTCTGGGCCTTGGTCAAACGCCCTGTCTTCGCGCTGTATATCGGGATCGCACTGACAGGGTCATTTGCCTCGGGGCTGCTGTTTCAACTTTGGGCGTCGCTTTGA
- a CDS encoding iron chelate uptake ABC transporter family permease subunit, translated as MLDDFLIRAGLAGIGVAFAAAPLGCFVVWRRMAYFGDATSHAALLGVALALAFELPIFAGVLLVALSMALIVTALNGRSLGTDTLLGVLAHGALAIGLVAVSLLPNQRVDLSAYLFGEILAVTKTDLAIIWSGAVLSIALLVWRWQALLSSTLNPDLATASGVNPRREQLILTLALAVTVAVAIKVVGALLIAAMLIIPAAAARPFARTPEVMAMAACIIGIIAALGGLAASFTLDTPTGPSIVSVAAVLFVLSSGVAPLLKR; from the coding sequence ATGCTTGATGACTTTTTGATACGTGCCGGGCTTGCCGGTATCGGTGTGGCCTTTGCAGCCGCGCCTTTAGGCTGTTTCGTCGTCTGGCGGCGCATGGCCTATTTCGGCGATGCGACCTCGCACGCGGCTTTGCTGGGGGTCGCGCTGGCCTTGGCGTTCGAGCTGCCGATTTTCGCGGGGGTGCTGCTGGTGGCCCTGTCGATGGCGCTGATTGTGACGGCGCTGAACGGGCGCAGCCTTGGCACGGATACGCTGCTGGGGGTGCTGGCCCACGGTGCGTTGGCCATCGGCCTTGTGGCGGTGTCGCTGCTGCCGAACCAGCGTGTCGACCTCAGCGCCTATCTGTTCGGAGAGATCCTGGCCGTGACCAAGACCGATCTTGCGATCATCTGGAGCGGCGCCGTCCTGTCGATCGCGCTGCTGGTCTGGCGCTGGCAGGCATTGCTGTCGTCCACGCTGAACCCTGATCTGGCGACGGCCAGCGGGGTCAATCCGCGCCGTGAACAGCTGATTTTGACGCTGGCGCTGGCAGTGACGGTTGCGGTCGCGATTAAGGTGGTCGGCGCGCTGCTGATCGCGGCGATGCTGATCATCCCCGCCGCTGCCGCCCGCCCCTTTGCCCGCACGCCCGAAGTCATGGCGATGGCGGCCTGCATCATCGGGATCATCGCCGCCTTGGGCGGGCTGGCCGCGTCCTTCACGCTCGACACGCCGACGGGGCCTAGCATCGTCAGCGTCGCGGCGGTGCTGTTCGTGCTGTCGTCTGGCGTGGCCCCGTTGCTGAAACGCTAG
- a CDS encoding energy transducer TonB, producing the protein MISHSPTAKGVSFALAVGIVAGAVTIGLPQDEIAIEGGGAPVEAMMGNSFADMAVGTLTPEPAEPAETPVAEAPTAAEPLRPTTAEQTPPEQAEPVTPPEQAQPVTPPDVAAVTPAAPAAPAALAPTPLAVPPSESAQVAPPPETLQAQDPDSDAPVLSRRPMRKNPETAAKIAQARAKQEQAERERRQAEQQAAKKKATQQATARGNAQRNATKGSSSGQSASAKSTSTGKRQAAASAQGNAAASNYPGQVMRRISRAGKPRVRTTGTATIAFAIASNGGLASVSVARGSGSAALDRAAVSVIRKAAPFPRPPAGARRQYSIKIKGQ; encoded by the coding sequence ATGATTTCGCATTCTCCTACAGCCAAAGGGGTCTCTTTCGCCTTGGCGGTCGGGATCGTCGCGGGGGCGGTCACCATCGGGCTGCCGCAAGATGAGATCGCGATCGAAGGGGGCGGCGCGCCGGTCGAGGCGATGATGGGCAACAGTTTCGCGGATATGGCCGTGGGCACGCTCACGCCGGAACCGGCAGAACCGGCAGAGACGCCCGTGGCCGAGGCACCTACCGCCGCAGAACCCCTGCGCCCCACCACAGCAGAGCAAACCCCGCCCGAACAGGCCGAGCCGGTCACCCCGCCCGAACAAGCGCAGCCCGTGACCCCGCCCGATGTGGCAGCGGTGACGCCTGCGGCCCCCGCAGCACCCGCCGCCTTGGCACCCACACCGCTGGCCGTGCCCCCCTCCGAGAGCGCGCAAGTCGCACCGCCGCCTGAAACCCTGCAGGCGCAAGACCCCGATAGCGACGCCCCCGTCCTGTCGCGCCGCCCCATGCGCAAGAATCCTGAAACCGCTGCCAAGATCGCCCAGGCCCGCGCCAAGCAAGAGCAGGCGGAGCGTGAACGCCGTCAGGCAGAGCAGCAAGCCGCCAAGAAGAAAGCAACGCAGCAAGCCACCGCACGTGGCAATGCGCAGCGCAATGCGACCAAAGGGTCTTCGTCGGGCCAAAGCGCATCGGCCAAATCCACCAGCACCGGCAAACGCCAAGCCGCGGCATCGGCGCAAGGCAATGCCGCCGCCAGCAATTACCCCGGTCAGGTCATGCGCCGCATCTCGCGGGCGGGCAAGCCGCGCGTTCGCACCACGGGCACCGCGACGATCGCTTTTGCCATCGCCAGCAATGGCGGGTTGGCCTCTGTGTCAGTCGCACGGGGGTCCGGCTCTGCCGCGCTGGACCGGGCGGCGGTATCGGTGATCCGCAAGGCCGCCCCTTTCCCGCGTCCCCCCGCTGGCGCGCGGCGTCAGTATTCTATCAAGATCAAAGGGCAATAG
- a CDS encoding PhoX family phosphatase: protein MTRRQILDDPEIGNKAEAFEAFDDIPTNPNLQRTIGDVINARYGRRDILRGMLGVTATTALFGTSAMVAPRQASAATADSRYVFDELAWGNDETHHVADGYDANVLLRWGDPITADAPEFDVMNQTAAAQLKQFGYNNDYVGFVPLNDDGSRGLLCVNHEYTNEEVMFPGLGRQDRAQFSGMTPALIDIEMAAHGGSVVEIAKDDAGVWQVVRDGKMNRRITPLDTAMTIDGPAAGHARMKTNDDPDGVNVIGTLNNCAGGLTPWGTWLMAEENFHGYFWSDQLDADGKPVIADDHPEAASYKRYGVPGMWYAWGAQYDRFNIDKEPLAPNKFGWVVEVDPMDPTSTPVKHTALGRFRHEGAETTVSSDGRLVIYMGDDNRFDYQYKYVSGGKVSDDRAANAKLLSDGTLYVARFDEDGTVTWLPLTHGTGPLTAENGFNDQGDVMIDTRIAADLLGATPMDRPEDAQPRGDGTAYIMLTNNTKRTEDEVNAANPRADSSFGHIIEIKEDGGNHAATQGRWSILVRCGDPSVSDVGAQWNPETSENGWFGSPDNCAIDADGRLWVSTDQGSNWAKTGKSDGLYAVETEGEARGTSKLFFRCPVGGEMCGPYFTDDGETLFVAVQHPGTDGTKNIPGFERESTFEDPATRWPDFDPKMPPRPAVVVVTKQGGGKIAA, encoded by the coding sequence ATGACACGTCGCCAAATCCTCGATGATCCCGAAATCGGCAACAAGGCCGAAGCCTTTGAAGCCTTCGACGACATCCCCACCAACCCCAATCTGCAGCGCACCATCGGCGATGTGATCAACGCGCGCTACGGACGCCGCGACATCTTGCGCGGCATGCTGGGGGTCACGGCGACAACCGCATTGTTCGGCACCTCGGCGATGGTCGCACCGCGTCAGGCAAGTGCCGCCACCGCTGACAGCCGCTATGTCTTTGACGAACTGGCATGGGGCAATGACGAAACCCACCATGTGGCCGATGGCTATGACGCCAATGTGCTGCTGCGGTGGGGCGATCCGATCACCGCCGACGCGCCCGAATTCGACGTGATGAACCAGACCGCGGCGGCGCAGCTCAAGCAGTTCGGCTATAACAATGACTACGTGGGCTTTGTCCCGCTGAATGACGATGGCAGCCGTGGCTTACTTTGTGTGAACCACGAATACACCAACGAAGAGGTGATGTTCCCCGGACTTGGCCGTCAGGACCGCGCCCAGTTTTCCGGCATGACGCCCGCGCTGATCGACATTGAAATGGCCGCCCACGGTGGTTCGGTGGTCGAAATCGCCAAGGACGACGCCGGGGTATGGCAGGTGGTGCGCGACGGCAAGATGAACCGCCGCATCACCCCGCTGGACACCGCGATGACCATCGACGGCCCCGCCGCGGGCCATGCGCGGATGAAGACCAACGACGACCCCGACGGGGTGAATGTGATCGGCACGCTGAACAACTGCGCGGGCGGGCTGACCCCTTGGGGGACGTGGCTCATGGCCGAGGAGAACTTCCACGGCTATTTCTGGAGCGACCAGCTCGACGCCGACGGCAAACCCGTGATCGCCGATGACCATCCCGAAGCCGCGTCCTACAAACGCTATGGCGTGCCGGGCATGTGGTACGCCTGGGGCGCGCAATACGACCGTTTCAACATCGATAAAGAACCCCTCGCCCCCAATAAATTCGGCTGGGTGGTCGAGGTGGACCCGATGGACCCGACCTCTACCCCCGTCAAACACACCGCTTTGGGCCGCTTCCGCCACGAAGGTGCGGAAACCACGGTCAGCAGTGACGGGCGTCTGGTGATCTATATGGGCGACGACAACCGCTTTGATTACCAGTATAAATACGTCTCGGGGGGCAAGGTCTCGGACGACCGGGCGGCCAACGCCAAACTGCTGAGCGATGGCACGCTTTATGTCGCGCGCTTTGACGAAGATGGCACGGTGACCTGGCTGCCCCTGACCCACGGCACAGGCCCGCTGACGGCTGAAAACGGCTTCAATGATCAAGGCGACGTGATGATCGACACGCGGATCGCGGCCGATCTGCTGGGCGCGACCCCGATGGACCGCCCCGAAGACGCGCAGCCCCGTGGCGACGGCACGGCCTATATCATGCTGACAAACAACACAAAACGCACAGAGGATGAGGTGAACGCCGCCAACCCGCGTGCCGACAGCAGCTTTGGCCACATCATCGAGATCAAGGAAGACGGCGGCAACCACGCGGCAACGCAGGGGCGCTGGTCGATCCTTGTGAGATGCGGCGATCCGTCGGTGTCGGACGTGGGCGCACAATGGAACCCCGAAACCTCTGAAAACGGGTGGTTCGGCAGCCCCGACAACTGCGCCATCGACGCCGATGGCCGCCTGTGGGTCAGCACGGATCAGGGCAGCAACTGGGCCAAGACGGGCAAGTCGGACGGGCTCTATGCGGTCGAAACCGAAGGCGAGGCGCGCGGCACGTCCAAGCTGTTCTTCCGCTGCCCCGTCGGCGGAGAGATGTGCGGCCCCTACTTTACCGACGACGGCGAGACGCTGTTTGTCGCCGTGCAACACCCCGGCACGGACGGGACCAAGAACATCCCCGGGTTCGAGCGTGAAAGCACCTTTGAAGATCCCGCCACGCGCTGGCCCGATTTTGACCCCAAGATGCCCCCCCGCCCGGCGGTGGTTGTGGTCACCAAACAGGGCGGCGGCAAGATCGCCGCCTGA
- a CDS encoding Fur family transcriptional regulator, with amino-acid sequence MSTIGFETHDHRACVDDAMAAAEARCAASDLRLTPIRRRVLELLLAEHRALGAYDILGHLSAEGLGAQPPVAYRALDFLVKAGLAHRIEALNAYIACSHVGADHTPAFLICRSCQSVAESDTTLTQGRLGDAARAAGFQIERTVIEAQGLCPSCQDGATA; translated from the coding sequence ATGTCGACCATTGGATTTGAAACGCATGATCATAGGGCCTGCGTCGACGACGCGATGGCCGCCGCAGAGGCGCGTTGCGCGGCCTCGGACCTTCGGTTGACACCGATACGTCGCCGCGTGCTGGAACTGCTGCTGGCCGAACACCGCGCCTTGGGGGCCTATGATATTCTGGGGCATCTCTCTGCCGAAGGGCTTGGGGCGCAGCCGCCCGTCGCCTATCGCGCGCTGGACTTTCTGGTGAAAGCGGGGCTTGCCCACCGGATCGAGGCGTTGAACGCCTATATCGCCTGCAGCCACGTTGGTGCCGATCACACGCCTGCCTTCCTGATCTGCCGCAGTTGCCAATCGGTTGCCGAAAGCGACACGACGTTGACCCAAGGGCGTTTGGGCGATGCGGCCCGCGCGGCGGGGTTCCAGATTGAACGCACGGTGATCGAGGCGCAGGGCCTCTGCCCCTCCTGTCAGGACGGAGCCACCGCATGA